From Gemmatimonadales bacterium:
AAAGCTGACGGACTTCCGCCGCCGGGATGCGCTCCTAACGAAGCTCTATGAGCAAGGTCGGCTTGACCTGCTAAGGGCGCTAAAGCAAGGACGAATCACCTCGGCGGAGCTGGTCGACGCAGACCGCCGTGAGCGACTGCACGAGGCCGCGGCGGGGCTCGTGGCAGATCGGCCCCTCTGGTCAACCGTCGAGGCCACGGTCTCTCGCATGAGCTGCGACGCCGTGACCAAGCGGCGATATCGGATGGCCTGGAATGCGCTTCGCGTGTCAGGTGTACTGTCAGAGGGGGCCAGGCTCAGCGACCTCCTCCATGTAGACTGGCGCGCGCTGGAGCAGGTATGGCAGCGGTCTCCGGCCCATTGGAACCACCTTCGCCGGGCGGTGTCGCGGACCCTCACGGTGCTCCTCGAAGCCGAAGCCCACCCCTTTCGGCTCGCAGTGCTCAAGAACTTCCCCAGCCGGCAGGAGATCGACCGCGAGCCCGACCTCACGCCGGAAGCGTTCTGGCGCGTGGTGGGGCTACTCCGGGAGGAAGTCCGGCCGTTCTTTGTGGCGCTGGCCGTGCTCGGGTGCCGGTCGGGTGAATTGCTCCAGCTCAAGCGTGAGGATCTGCGGCCGCTCACTACGAGCGTGGCGATCCGGCGCCGGGCAAAGAACAAGTGGAGCCTTCGGGTGCTACCGGTAGATCCTGAGCTCTACCCCTGGATTGACCGGGCGGTTCCGGTCACCCTGAGTCGTGACTGGCTGCGGGAGATGTGGTATGCGGCGTGCGATCGCGCCGAGGTGCCGCGCGTCCGGCTCCACGACCTCCGGCACTGCCATGGGCAGTGGACGCTCGACCAGGGGATCGCCGATGTCGACGTGCAGCGGTACATGGGCCACTCGACCAGCTATATGACGCAGCGGTATCGGAGGCGGGCGGAAAGGACCAGGAACAGCCAAGCGATCGCCAAAGTGCTGGGCGTCCCTCAGTCTGTCCCTCAGCGGATCGAGAAAGTAGTTGAAGGCTAGGGCCTAACTCCAAGTGCCCGAGGCGAGATTCGAACTCGCACGGGGTTGCCCCCGGTGGATTTTGAGTCCACTGCGTCTGCCGTTCCGCCACTCGGGCCGAGCGGGTAACATCGCCCCGGCGAAGGTACCGGGCAAGCCGATCGAGGTACTTGGTCGAGGGTCCGGGCCCCGATAGTATTCCCCCACCCTCACCCGGACTCGACTGTGCCCGTCGTTCAACCCCGCGGCTTTCACCCCTGGCACGACATCCCCACGGGTCGCGACGCGCCCGCCGCAGTCACGGCCGTGATCGAGATCCCCACCAACGAGCGCAACAAGTACGAGCTGGACAAGCAGCTCGGCGTCTTCCGCCTGGATCGGGTGCTCTACAGCGCCGTCCACTATCCGGGTGACTACGGTTTCCTGCCCCGCACCCTGGGCGATGACGGCGACCCGCTCGACGTGCTGGTGCTGATGACGATCCCGGTGTTCACCGGCTGCTTGGTGGATGCCAGACCGATCGGCCTGTTCCACCTGGTCGACCGCGGCGCGGCGGACGAGAAGGTGCTCGCCGTCCCGCTCGGCGACCCGTACTCGGATGGCATCAACGGGCTGGACGACGTTCCGCCGCACTACCTCAAGGAGATCGAGCACTTCTTCCAGGTGTACAAGGATCTGGAAGGCACCCGCACGGTCACCCGCGGCTTCGAGGGCGCCGAGGCGGCGCGGAACGCCATCACCCAGGCGATGGCGGCGTACCAGGAGCGCTTCGCCTGAGGCCGCTGGCTCGGCTCAGGGGTCGACGGAATCTCGCAGTGAGACCGGCGGGTCCAGGATCTCGCGCCACACCACCGCTTGCCGCAGCTTGCGCGCGGTGTAGCCGCTGGTCGAGGTCTTGTCGGCGGGCTGCTGCCTGATTCGCTGGTCGAAGGCCAGGTGATCGGCCTTCGTGCGGCCCCCGATACGATTCTCCGCATCCGCCACACGCCGGGCGATCACCCGTTCGGCTTCATCGTCCTGGTCCACCGTCACTCGGCTGCTCCGGGCGACGTCCGTCTCCAAACTCCTCGAGACCGGCATCACCTCCAGCGACTCGCGCTCCTCCTGCTCCGCAGCCGGCGGAATCGGCCGGTCGGGCAGGCGGCCGAGTGGCCCGCCGGCCTGGTCGAGCGTGCGGCCGAGCTGACGGAGCAGCAGCTCGAGCTGACTCCCTTCCCGCTGGGTGGCGTCGATCTTCATGGGCCGCGGGAGCGGTCGTGCTGTCCCGGGCGTCGGGCGCGGCTGATCCGTGGGGCGGGCCGGCGGGCGCTTCTTCCTCGCAAACAGATTGAAGAGGAACCAGACGACGCCCATCAGGATCAGGCCCTTGTTGTCCATCGGTCAGCCTTCACCGGCGGGCGCGCCGTCGGTGCTGCCGGCGATCGCCTGGCGCATGGTGGTGTCGGCCTGGACGTTTCGATATCGCTGGTAATCCATCACGCCCAGGTTCCCGCTCCGGAAGGCTTCGGCGATGGCCAGCGGGACCTGTGCCTCCGCGGCGATCACCTTGGACCGCTGGTTCTGGGCCTCCGCCTTGAACTCCTGTTCGACGGCCACTGCCAGAGCGCGCCGCTCCTCCGCCTTGGCCTGCGCGATCCGCTTGTCCGCCTCGGCCTGGTCGGTCTGCAGCTCGGCGCCGATGTTCTTGCCCACGTCCACATCGGCGATGTCGATCGAGAGGATCTCGAACGCGGTGCCAGCGTCGAGTCCTTTGGCGAGCACCGTCTTGGAGATGAGATCGGGGTTCTCCAGCACCGCCTTGTGGGAGACGGCCGAGCCGATGGTGCTGACGATCCCCTCACCCACCCGGGCCAGAATGGTCTCCTCACCTGCGCCGCCCACCAGCCGGTTGATGTTGGCCCGGACGGTGACTCGGGCGAGCGCGAGGAGCTGAATCCCGTCCTTGGCCATTGCCGCCACCTTGGGCGTGGTGATCACCTTGGGATTGACGCTCACCTGCACCGCCTCGAAGACGTCCCGGCCGGCGAGATCGATCGCCGTGGCCTGCTTATAGGTCAGCGCGATGCCCGCCTTGTCTGCCGAGATCAGCGCATTGACCACGCGCTGGACGTTACCGCCCGCCAGGTAGTGGCCCTCGAGATCGTTCACTCCAAGCACGATGCCCGCCTTGTGCGAGCTGATCAGGGGGAACACGATCGCCTT
This genomic window contains:
- a CDS encoding tyrosine-type recombinase/integrase; its protein translation is MSCDAVTKRRYRMAWNALRVSGVLSEGARLSDLLHVDWRALEQVWQRSPAHWNHLRRAVSRTLTVLLEAEAHPFRLAVLKNFPSRQEIDREPDLTPEAFWRVVGLLREEVRPFFVALAVLGCRSGELLQLKREDLRPLTTSVAIRRRAKNKWSLRVLPVDPELYPWIDRAVPVTLSRDWLREMWYAACDRAEVPRVRLHDLRHCHGQWTLDQGIADVDVQRYMGHSTSYMTQRYRRRAERTRNSQAIAKVLGVPQSVPQRIEKVVEG
- a CDS encoding inorganic diphosphatase — translated: MPVVQPRGFHPWHDIPTGRDAPAAVTAVIEIPTNERNKYELDKQLGVFRLDRVLYSAVHYPGDYGFLPRTLGDDGDPLDVLVLMTIPVFTGCLVDARPIGLFHLVDRGAADEKVLAVPLGDPYSDGINGLDDVPPHYLKEIEHFFQVYKDLEGTRTVTRGFEGAEAARNAITQAMAAYQERFA
- the floA gene encoding flotillin-like protein FloA (flotillin-like protein involved in membrane lipid rafts); this encodes MDESTLSLGVVLALVFIAIIILVIFFQFIPFGLWLTAFFSGVRVSFFTLFGMRFRRVDPKAIVFPLISSHKAGIVLGVNDLEGHYLAGGNVQRVVNALISADKAGIALTYKQATAIDLAGRDVFEAVQVSVNPKVITTPKVAAMAKDGIQLLALARVTVRANINRLVGGAGEETILARVGEGIVSTIGSAVSHKAVLENPDLISKTVLAKGLDAGTAFEILSIDIADVDVGKNIGAELQTDQAEADKRIAQAKAEERRALAVAVEQEFKAEAQNQRSKVIAAEAQVPLAIAEAFRSGNLGVMDYQRYRNVQADTTMRQAIAGSTDGAPAGEG